In Methanosarcina barkeri MS, a single window of DNA contains:
- a CDS encoding XTP/dITP diphosphatase, which yields MHKIVFVTGNKGKFAEVRDILKSFGIEVVQNKNGYPELQEDDLEPIAAYGAQYVANKMNMPVMVDDSGIFIKALNGFPGPYSRFVEDRLGNPKVLKLMEGENDRTAYFKTVIGYCEPGKEPLVFPGIVEGKIAYEERGTGGFGYDPIFEYQGMTFGELGDIEKNKVSHRRRAIDSFLEWYKGKLEKT from the coding sequence GCAAATTTGCCGAGGTAAGGGATATCCTCAAGTCTTTCGGGATTGAAGTAGTTCAGAACAAAAACGGCTACCCTGAACTTCAGGAGGACGACCTTGAGCCCATTGCAGCCTATGGGGCGCAGTATGTTGCAAACAAAATGAACATGCCTGTAATGGTAGATGATTCCGGGATTTTCATAAAAGCCTTAAACGGCTTTCCAGGCCCTTATTCTCGTTTCGTAGAGGATAGACTCGGAAACCCTAAAGTGCTTAAGCTCATGGAAGGGGAAAACGACAGGACAGCGTATTTTAAGACCGTTATCGGATACTGCGAGCCCGGAAAAGAGCCTCTGGTTTTCCCGGGTATAGTTGAAGGGAAAATCGCGTATGAAGAGAGAGGTACAGGCGGTTTTGGGTACGATCCTATTTTTGAGTACCAGGGAATGACTTTTGGAGAGCTCGGCGATATTGAGAAAAATAAAGTTTCCCACCGACGCAGGGCTATTGACAGTTTTCTGGAATGGTATAAGGGTAAACTTGAAAAAACCTGA
- a CDS encoding IS701 family transposase — MDINPPKCTDIDYINFLIAASNVFSCTEAARCYPDIANAPSHDAFTRCLQRQPPDTEALWEEVKSYVKLKGGYLIVDDSTLDKPYAEEIAFVRRMWSGKHHRTVKGIGLVTLVWTDGTTVIPIDFRIYNIDVDDKTKNDHFRDMLDKAEERGFNPKFVLFDTWYASVKNLKAIRQKEWHFLTRLKNNRLVNPDNKGNVPLETVDIPPKGRVVHLKAYGFVKVFRIVSKNGDTQHWVTDVQEMDEAKREDLAKKSWKIEEYHRGIKQFCGVEKCQARKEESQRAHIMFSLRAFLRLELQRIKSGISWFESAMKIRRVAVTEYLRNPQYTLN, encoded by the coding sequence ATGGACATAAATCCACCTAAGTGTACCGACATTGACTACATTAATTTTCTCATTGCGGCTTCTAACGTTTTTAGCTGTACTGAAGCTGCTAGATGTTATCCAGACATAGCTAATGCTCCTTCTCATGATGCTTTTACTCGTTGCCTTCAAAGGCAACCTCCAGACACGGAAGCACTATGGGAGGAAGTAAAAAGTTATGTCAAGCTTAAGGGAGGATACCTAATTGTTGATGATTCAACATTAGATAAACCATACGCAGAAGAAATTGCTTTTGTTCGTCGTATGTGGAGTGGAAAACATCATCGTACTGTAAAGGGAATAGGCCTGGTTACCTTAGTTTGGACTGACGGTACAACCGTTATACCTATCGATTTTCGAATTTATAACATCGATGTAGACGACAAAACAAAGAATGACCATTTCCGTGATATGCTTGACAAGGCCGAAGAACGTGGTTTTAATCCCAAATTCGTTTTATTTGATACATGGTATGCAAGTGTGAAAAACCTTAAAGCCATTAGACAGAAAGAGTGGCATTTCCTTACAAGATTGAAAAATAATCGTTTGGTAAATCCTGACAACAAGGGAAATGTGCCACTTGAAACAGTAGATATTCCTCCAAAAGGACGTGTGGTTCACCTCAAAGCATATGGATTTGTAAAGGTGTTTAGGATAGTTTCAAAAAATGGAGACACGCAACACTGGGTTACAGATGTGCAAGAGATGGATGAAGCAAAACGTGAAGATTTGGCAAAGAAGTCATGGAAAATTGAGGAATATCATAGGGGAATAAAACAGTTCTGTGGTGTCGAAAAATGTCAGGCAAGAAAGGAAGAATCACAAAGAGCACATATAATGTTCTCATTAAGAGCTTTTCTTAGACTGGAATTACAAAGAATCAAAAGTGGAATATCCTGGTTTGAAAGTGCTATGAAAATTAGAAGAGTGGCAGTGACAGAATACTTAAGGAATCCCCAATACACGTTAAATTAA
- a CDS encoding cyclase family protein — translation MNKISIYGKIIDITTSISPLTQIFPGDPIPEIEKVFTIEEEGCAVSKLSFGSHTGTHVDAPSHILKNGLTIDKLELKNLMGKALILDFSSQSGELTDFILEKAFRNMGAPENIPILLLKTEAFSRKQGNACKVSPPGEESDSQNTESGKEKSGSAYLDKSGAAWIVEKGFKTIGIDSFSVDNFYSENLPAHHILLSGNVNIVECLELSYIEAGTYFFICLPLKIEGCDGAPARALLVTYS, via the coding sequence GTGAATAAGATTTCAATTTATGGAAAAATTATAGATATTACAACCTCAATTTCCCCTCTTACACAGATTTTTCCTGGGGACCCGATACCTGAAATAGAGAAGGTCTTTACTATTGAAGAAGAAGGTTGTGCTGTTTCAAAGTTAAGTTTTGGAAGTCATACCGGCACCCATGTTGATGCTCCTTCTCATATCCTGAAAAATGGCCTGACTATTGACAAACTGGAACTCAAAAACCTCATGGGCAAGGCCCTGATTCTCGATTTTTCATCACAATCAGGTGAACTGACTGATTTCATCCTTGAAAAGGCCTTCCGGAACATGGGAGCTCCTGAAAATATCCCTATCCTACTTTTGAAGACAGAAGCTTTTTCCCGGAAACAAGGAAACGCATGTAAGGTTAGTCCCCCTGGCGAAGAGTCAGATTCTCAAAACACGGAGTCTGGGAAGGAAAAATCCGGCTCTGCATATCTTGACAAAAGCGGAGCAGCCTGGATTGTAGAAAAAGGCTTCAAGACGATAGGGATTGATAGTTTTTCTGTGGATAATTTTTATTCCGAAAACCTACCTGCCCATCATATCCTTCTTTCAGGTAATGTGAACATAGTAGAATGTCTTGAACTCAGTTACATAGAAGCCGGAACCTATTTCTTCATCTGCCTGCCCCTCAAAATTGAAGGTTGTGATGGTGCACCTGCAAGAGCCTTGTTAGTTACTTATTCTTGA
- a CDS encoding DUF362 domain-containing protein encodes MSEQNGYVVVFGCKRCGKCKDVCPVDAIYEENELSKIDQDKCTRCMKCIDVCPNKAIIYME; translated from the coding sequence ATGTCAGAACAAAATGGATACGTCGTGGTTTTCGGTTGTAAAAGGTGCGGAAAATGCAAAGATGTCTGCCCTGTGGATGCAATTTATGAGGAAAACGAGCTTTCAAAAATCGATCAAGATAAGTGCACCCGTTGTATGAAATGCATAGACGTATGTCCAAACAAGGCTATCATCTATATGGAATAA
- a CDS encoding radical SAM protein, whose amino-acid sequence MEKFTEDKTGSFYSYLSEGCRLCQEGAKMVLFVTGLCPKNCFYCPLSDKRRGKDLVFANERLISSDEDLLKEAELMDALGTGITGGEPLLKLERVLHYIRMLKASFGIEHHIHLYTSLAPGRQVLEKLADAGLDEIRFHPPQECWNDLKNSQYANSLQNAKELGIEAGIEIPALEDAEKVSAFAEEMGVFLNLNELEFSDNNSEALLKNGFCLQSDTSSAAAGSCKFAGIAFEKCKKTHFCSSIYKDAIQLRKRFQRIAKNTAREFDEITEDGTLVYGVIEGGDQKLAEKTLQEMEIPSELFEIKDGKIEIAWWVLEELKEDIKEELEPSGSRLTIIERYPFEDGMLVELIPL is encoded by the coding sequence ATGGAAAAGTTCACTGAAGATAAAACCGGCTCTTTTTACAGTTATCTTTCTGAAGGGTGCAGACTCTGCCAGGAGGGTGCCAAAATGGTCCTTTTCGTAACAGGTCTTTGCCCTAAGAACTGTTTTTACTGTCCGCTTTCCGATAAAAGACGAGGAAAAGACCTTGTTTTTGCGAATGAGAGGCTCATAAGCAGCGATGAAGATTTACTGAAAGAAGCTGAGCTTATGGATGCTCTTGGTACAGGAATTACAGGCGGAGAGCCCTTGCTGAAGCTTGAAAGAGTCCTGCATTACATCCGAATGCTCAAAGCTTCTTTCGGAATAGAGCACCACATCCATCTTTATACTTCCCTGGCTCCTGGCAGGCAGGTCCTTGAAAAGCTTGCAGATGCAGGACTTGATGAAATCCGTTTTCATCCGCCTCAGGAATGCTGGAATGATCTTAAAAACAGTCAATACGCAAATTCTCTGCAAAACGCAAAGGAGCTTGGAATCGAAGCCGGAATCGAGATTCCTGCCCTTGAAGATGCAGAAAAAGTTTCAGCTTTTGCGGAAGAAATGGGAGTTTTCCTTAATCTGAATGAACTGGAATTTTCCGATAATAACTCCGAAGCCCTGCTGAAAAATGGCTTTTGCCTTCAATCCGACACATCCAGTGCGGCTGCCGGATCCTGTAAATTTGCCGGGATTGCCTTTGAGAAATGTAAAAAGACCCATTTTTGTTCCTCAATATATAAGGATGCAATCCAGCTCCGCAAAAGATTTCAGCGAATCGCAAAGAATACTGCAAGAGAGTTTGACGAAATCACTGAAGACGGTACACTGGTATACGGAGTAATTGAAGGAGGAGACCAGAAACTTGCAGAAAAAACTTTGCAGGAAATGGAAATCCCATCTGAACTGTTTGAAATAAAAGATGGAAAAATCGAGATTGCATGGTGGGTACTTGAAGAGTTAAAGGAAGACATTAAAGAAGAACTGGAACCTTCCGGATCAAGGCTTACCATTATTGAAAGATACCCATTTGAAG